The Sphingopyxis fribergensis genome contains a region encoding:
- a CDS encoding YggT family protein, which translates to MLLQIVHIILTVLWWFIIAQAVMSWLIAFNVINTHSQFVGQLWTVLDRITEPLYRPFRRIMPDFGGLDLTPMLVLIIIIILDGPVLSYLARLAYANGMA; encoded by the coding sequence ATGCTCCTCCAGATCGTCCACATCATCCTGACGGTCCTGTGGTGGTTCATCATCGCGCAGGCGGTGATGTCGTGGCTGATCGCGTTCAACGTCATCAACACGCACAGCCAGTTCGTCGGCCAGCTTTGGACGGTCCTCGACCGGATTACCGAGCCGCTTTATCGGCCTTTCCGCCGCATCATGCCCGATTTCGGCGGGCTCGACCTGACACCCATGCTGGTGCTGATCATCATCATCATTCTCGACGGTCCGGTGCTTAGCTATCTTGCGCGGCTTGCCTACGCCAACGGGATGGCGTGA
- the argB gene encoding acetylglutamate kinase translates to MMTMTDPSKMPDLLAKAETLVEALPYLQRYAGETFVIKYGGHAMGDPEAQRDFAEDVVLLKAVGINPVVVHGGGPQIGAMLKQLGIESTFVGGLRVTDAATAEVAEMVLAGKINKEIVSWLAALGGRAVGISGKDANLVLAEKVSRTEPDPNSGIERHVDLGFVGEPVAVDPTILVNLTKDNFIPIVAPVALGADGATYNINADTMAGAIAGALGAKRFFLLTDVAGVLDKSGALLTDLDRPAIDELKQDGTITGGMIPKVETCVAAVDAGVEAAVILDGRIPHAMLLEIFTARGAGTLIHR, encoded by the coding sequence ATGATGACGATGACCGATCCTTCGAAAATGCCCGACCTGCTCGCCAAGGCCGAAACGCTCGTCGAGGCGCTGCCCTATCTGCAGCGCTATGCGGGCGAGACCTTCGTGATCAAATATGGCGGCCATGCGATGGGCGATCCCGAGGCGCAGCGCGACTTCGCCGAGGATGTCGTCCTGCTGAAAGCCGTCGGTATCAACCCGGTCGTCGTCCATGGCGGCGGGCCGCAGATTGGCGCGATGCTGAAACAGCTCGGGATCGAATCGACCTTTGTCGGCGGGCTGCGCGTCACCGACGCCGCGACCGCCGAGGTCGCCGAGATGGTGCTGGCGGGTAAGATCAACAAGGAGATCGTCAGCTGGCTCGCCGCGCTTGGCGGCCGCGCGGTCGGCATTTCGGGCAAGGACGCGAACCTTGTGCTCGCCGAAAAGGTCAGCCGCACCGAACCCGATCCCAATTCGGGGATCGAGCGGCATGTGGACCTGGGCTTCGTCGGCGAACCCGTCGCGGTCGACCCGACGATCCTCGTCAACCTGACCAAGGACAATTTCATTCCGATCGTCGCGCCGGTAGCGCTTGGTGCGGACGGCGCGACCTATAATATCAACGCCGACACGATGGCGGGCGCGATCGCGGGCGCGCTCGGCGCCAAACGATTCTTCCTGCTCACCGACGTCGCCGGGGTGCTCGACAAGTCGGGCGCGCTGCTCACCGACCTCGACCGCCCGGCGATCGACGAACTGAAACAGGACGGGACGATCACCGGCGGCATGATTCCGAAGGTCGAGACCTGCGTCGCCGCCGTCGACGCCGGGGTCGAGGCGGCGGTCATCCTCGACGGGCGCATCCCGCACGCGATGCTGCTCGAAATTTTCACCGCGAGGGGTGCAGGCACGCTCATTCACCGCTAA